A region from the Maridesulfovibrio zosterae DSM 11974 genome encodes:
- a CDS encoding 30S ribosomal protein S1 — MENNENMNAEMEMDFEAALEDYLNADFGNLDEGSIVSGEVVKVDKDFVLIDVNFKSEGQIAVSEFLDADGEMTVAVGDKVDVFVANKNENEGTIHLSRDKAKRMQLFDKLEELQEKEGVVEGRIIRRIKGGYTVDLGGVEAFLPGSHVDLRPVPDMDALVDQTYEFKILKINRRRSNVIVSRRVLLEEQRNEMRSQLLETLEEEQAVIGKVKNITEYGVFIDLGGLDGLLHITDMSWKRIKHPKEMVSLGDELELKVLNFDKEGQKVSLGLKQLVPDPWEDISGKYPEGAKYSGKVTNLADYGAFVELEAGVEGLVHISEMSWTRKLRHPSQMVRVGDEVDVVVLGVDPDKKRISLGMKQVKPNPWDVVAEKFPEGTILEGQIKNITEFGVFIGIEDGIDGLIHVSDISWTRKVRHPSEVYAVGDSVQAKVLTVDKENEKFTLGVKQLSEDPWSQVPTKYPVGCTLEGLITNITDFGLFVEVEEGIEGLVHVSEISHKKIKNPSEMFKEGVTIQAKVIHVSADERRLGLSIKQLKEDDDKRKPKEFRSGPADSGNTLGELLKQKLADATEAKAAAETEDEES, encoded by the coding sequence ATGGAAAACAATGAAAACATGAACGCCGAAATGGAAATGGACTTCGAGGCTGCCCTTGAAGATTATCTAAATGCCGATTTCGGAAATCTGGACGAAGGAAGCATCGTTTCCGGTGAAGTTGTTAAAGTTGATAAAGACTTTGTTCTTATTGACGTTAACTTCAAGTCTGAAGGCCAGATTGCAGTATCTGAATTTCTGGATGCTGATGGTGAAATGACTGTTGCAGTCGGTGATAAAGTAGACGTATTTGTTGCAAACAAAAACGAAAACGAAGGCACCATTCACCTTTCTCGCGACAAAGCCAAACGCATGCAGCTGTTCGACAAGCTCGAAGAACTGCAGGAAAAAGAAGGCGTTGTTGAAGGTAGAATCATTCGTCGTATCAAAGGTGGTTACACCGTTGATCTCGGTGGCGTTGAAGCATTTCTGCCTGGTTCTCACGTTGATCTTCGTCCTGTTCCAGATATGGACGCACTCGTTGATCAGACCTACGAATTCAAAATTCTTAAAATTAACCGTCGCCGCAGCAATGTGATCGTTTCTCGTCGTGTTCTTCTTGAAGAGCAGCGTAACGAAATGCGTTCTCAGCTGCTTGAAACTCTTGAAGAAGAGCAGGCAGTTATTGGTAAAGTCAAAAATATCACCGAATACGGTGTATTTATTGACCTCGGCGGTCTCGACGGACTTCTGCATATCACAGACATGTCCTGGAAGCGTATCAAGCATCCTAAGGAAATGGTTTCACTCGGTGATGAGCTTGAGCTGAAAGTTCTGAACTTCGATAAAGAAGGCCAGAAAGTTTCTCTTGGACTTAAACAGCTTGTTCCAGATCCTTGGGAAGATATCTCCGGAAAGTACCCTGAAGGTGCTAAATACTCCGGTAAGGTTACCAACCTCGCTGACTACGGTGCTTTTGTTGAGCTCGAAGCCGGTGTTGAAGGACTCGTTCACATTTCTGAAATGTCCTGGACACGTAAACTGCGTCACCCGTCTCAGATGGTTCGCGTAGGCGACGAAGTTGACGTAGTTGTTCTGGGTGTTGATCCTGACAAAAAACGCATCTCTCTTGGTATGAAGCAAGTTAAGCCGAATCCTTGGGATGTTGTTGCTGAGAAGTTCCCCGAAGGAACTATCCTTGAAGGTCAGATCAAAAACATCACTGAATTCGGTGTATTTATCGGTATTGAAGACGGCATTGACGGCCTGATTCACGTTTCCGATATCTCCTGGACACGCAAAGTGCGTCATCCTTCAGAAGTATACGCCGTTGGCGACAGCGTGCAGGCTAAAGTCCTCACCGTTGACAAAGAAAACGAAAAATTCACTCTTGGTGTTAAGCAGCTTTCCGAAGACCCATGGTCTCAGGTACCTACAAAGTACCCCGTCGGTTGCACCCTTGAGGGTCTTATCACCAATATTACTGACTTCGGCCTCTTTGTAGAAGTAGAAGAAGGTATTGAAGGTCTGGTTCACGTTTCTGAAATTTCTCACAAGAAGATCAAAAATCCTTCTGAGATGTTTAAAGAAGGCGTTACCATCCAGGCTAAAGTCATCCACGTATCTGCTGATGAGCGTCGTCTCGGCCTCTCCATCAAGCAGCTCAAGGAAGACGATGACAAGCGTAAGCCTAAAGAATTCCGTTCAGGACCTGCCGATAGCGGCAACACTCTGGGCGAACTCCTGAAGCAGAAGCTTGCTGATGCAACCGAAGCTAAGGCTGCTGCAGAGACTGAGGATGAAGAGTCCTAA
- the phoU gene encoding phosphate signaling complex protein PhoU, whose amino-acid sequence MEQRAHFTKKMDDLKVQVLRMSSMAETAMHNSVKALAECNAELAEEIIMNDIQINELECELDKFNIELLALDQPMARDLRFIVGSMRITSNLERIGDEAVNLAHRAVFLSTRPPMPFNQLLEQMAGVTREMVGMAVKSFADEDHDLAAKVCGRDNEADSLNLRILKGLIENMVTETRIVERGVHLIMAANHLERIADQATNIAESVIFISQGVNIKHQCRG is encoded by the coding sequence ATGGAGCAGCGAGCTCACTTTACAAAAAAAATGGATGATCTGAAGGTGCAGGTTTTACGGATGTCCAGCATGGCTGAAACTGCAATGCACAATTCTGTAAAAGCCTTAGCTGAGTGCAATGCTGAGCTTGCTGAGGAAATTATTATGAATGATATCCAGATCAACGAGCTTGAGTGTGAACTTGATAAATTTAATATTGAGTTATTGGCACTTGATCAGCCTATGGCTAGAGATCTCCGGTTCATTGTAGGCTCCATGCGTATTACAAGTAATCTTGAACGGATTGGTGATGAGGCAGTCAACCTTGCTCACCGTGCAGTTTTCCTCAGTACACGACCTCCGATGCCATTTAACCAGTTGTTGGAGCAGATGGCAGGTGTTACCAGAGAAATGGTCGGTATGGCTGTAAAGTCTTTTGCTGATGAAGATCATGATCTGGCTGCAAAAGTTTGTGGCAGGGATAATGAAGCTGATAGCCTTAATCTTCGAATTCTTAAGGGGTTAATCGAAAATATGGTTACAGAAACCAGAATTGTCGAACGGGGAGTTCATTTGATCATGGCAGCCAATCATCTTGAAAGAATTGCTGATCAGGCTACGAATATTGCTGAGTCAGTAATTTTTATAAGTCAGGGTGTGAATATAAAACATCAGTGTCGCGGATAG
- the pstB gene encoding phosphate ABC transporter ATP-binding protein PstB, translating into MGQAVKIASKKLDFYYGDFKALEDISIDFEENRVTALIGPSGCGKSTFLRCLNRMNDLIPGTRVDGELTLDREDIYAHGLDVVTLRRRVGMVFQKPNPFPKSIFENVAYGLRVNGIQDKEFLARKVEESLKGGALWDEVKDRLHSSALGLSGGQQQRLCIARALAVEPEILLMDEPASALDPIATQKIEDLIHELKKKFTIIIVTHSMQQAARVSDQTAFFYMGRLIETGNTETMFTKPKNKQTEDYITGRFG; encoded by the coding sequence ATGGGGCAAGCTGTTAAAATCGCTTCCAAAAAACTTGATTTTTATTATGGTGATTTCAAAGCTCTCGAAGATATTTCTATAGACTTTGAAGAGAATAGAGTTACAGCACTGATCGGTCCTTCAGGTTGTGGCAAAAGTACTTTTTTACGATGTCTGAATCGCATGAATGATCTTATTCCCGGAACGCGGGTAGATGGTGAGCTTACTCTTGACAGGGAAGATATCTACGCACACGGACTTGATGTAGTAACATTAAGAAGGCGTGTAGGCATGGTTTTTCAAAAACCGAATCCTTTTCCTAAGTCAATATTTGAAAATGTAGCATACGGTCTTCGTGTTAATGGTATTCAGGATAAAGAATTTCTTGCGCGCAAGGTTGAAGAAAGTCTTAAAGGCGGTGCTCTCTGGGATGAAGTTAAAGACAGGCTTCATTCTTCAGCATTAGGTCTTTCCGGTGGACAGCAGCAGCGCCTTTGCATTGCCAGGGCTTTGGCCGTAGAGCCTGAAATTCTGCTTATGGATGAACCTGCTTCGGCACTTGACCCCATAGCTACACAGAAGATTGAAGATCTAATTCATGAGTTGAAGAAAAAATTTACTATCATTATTGTAACTCACAGTATGCAGCAGGCTGCACGAGTTTCAGACCAAACTGCGTTTTTTTATATGGGGCGGCTTATTGAAACAGGTAATACTGAAACAATGTTTACCAAGCCTAAAAACAAGCAGACAGAAGATTATATCACCGGGCGTTTTGGCTAA